The following proteins are co-located in the Microbacterium sp. SORGH_AS_0888 genome:
- a CDS encoding UPF0182 family protein: protein MTSTTAPSPAAPRRSRRIIAVSLAVIAALVAGFFLFANLYADWLWYDQLGYTSVLLTQWTARAIMFVVGFLGMALPLWLTIQLAYRLRPVYVRLSSQLDRYQEVVEPLRRLAMWGIPIFFGFFAGFAASAQWQTAALWINGVPTSTTDPQFGLDTGFYLFGVPFYAGLLGFASATVLISLLVTAFVSYLYGSVRVGQRELRISKSARIQLAVIAGVYLLLQAASLWLDRYRTLTEAGDRITGPAYTGVNATIPGLTILSIVAALVAVLFFVTAVIGRWRYPLIATALLVVTSIVVGLVYPWVVNTVQVKPNQLALESQYYQRNLDATKTAFGIDDMSTTPYDATTTAEAGQLRSDADTTASIRIMDPAIINPTVAQLQQYRSYYQFANPLDVDRYKIDGQIQDTIVSVRDLNTQALGANPTWQNSTLVYTHGYGMVVAKGNERTSDGDPVFVESGIPASGFLSASDFQPRIYFGESSPKYSIVGGPSDRAPIELDYPSGTDGSGETKTTFTGNGGPSVGNWFNRLIYALKFQSEQILFSDYLNQDSQILYDRNPVDRVQKVAPYLTLDSDPYPSVVDGRIKWIIDGYTTTNAYPYSTATSMSQAIEDANNENPKIALDNINYIRNSVKATVDAYDGSVTLYAWDDQDPLLQAWQKVFPTTIKPISDMSADLMSHVRYPTDLFKVQRAMLGVYHVADAQSFFQQDNVWATPADPQNSQVNQPPYYLTMRMPGQTDPTYSMFTSFIPRSSGTDSRNVLMGYLSVDSDAGETAGTKSPDYGKLRLLEITADTTIPGPGQVQNTFNSDPSISAQINILKQGQSEVKNGNLLTLPVGGGFLYVQPVFVQASSGTQLPQLQKVLVAFGTQVAFENTLNDALNTLFGGNSGANAGDQQVVPDTGGSGASGGTGGGTSAPSTEMEAALQAAKQAMMDRQAALQAGDWTAYGAADKRLTDAVNQLLTLESSGR from the coding sequence GTGACATCGACCACAGCGCCGTCGCCTGCTGCACCCCGACGATCCCGCCGCATCATCGCGGTCTCGCTCGCCGTGATCGCGGCGCTCGTGGCCGGCTTCTTCCTCTTCGCCAACCTCTACGCGGATTGGCTCTGGTACGACCAGCTCGGCTACACCTCCGTGCTGCTCACGCAGTGGACGGCGCGGGCCATCATGTTCGTCGTCGGTTTCCTCGGGATGGCGCTCCCGCTCTGGCTGACGATCCAGCTCGCGTACCGGCTGCGGCCGGTGTACGTGCGTCTCAGCTCCCAGCTCGATCGCTATCAGGAGGTCGTCGAGCCCCTGCGCCGGCTGGCGATGTGGGGGATCCCGATCTTCTTCGGCTTCTTCGCGGGCTTCGCGGCGTCGGCACAGTGGCAGACGGCGGCGCTGTGGATCAACGGCGTCCCCACCTCGACCACCGACCCGCAGTTCGGCCTCGACACGGGCTTCTACCTGTTCGGCGTCCCGTTCTACGCGGGCCTGCTCGGCTTCGCGTCGGCGACGGTGCTGATCTCCCTGCTGGTCACGGCCTTCGTCTCCTACCTCTACGGGTCCGTGCGTGTCGGCCAGCGGGAGCTCCGGATCTCCAAGTCCGCTCGCATCCAGCTGGCCGTCATCGCGGGCGTCTACCTGCTGCTGCAGGCGGCGAGCCTCTGGCTCGACCGGTACCGCACGCTGACGGAGGCGGGCGACCGGATCACGGGTCCGGCGTACACCGGCGTGAACGCGACGATTCCGGGCCTCACGATCCTCTCGATCGTCGCGGCCCTCGTGGCCGTGCTCTTCTTCGTGACCGCGGTCATCGGCCGGTGGCGGTATCCGCTGATCGCGACCGCGCTGCTGGTCGTGACGTCGATCGTCGTCGGCCTCGTCTACCCGTGGGTCGTGAACACCGTCCAGGTCAAGCCGAACCAGCTCGCGCTCGAGTCGCAGTACTACCAGCGGAACCTCGACGCGACCAAGACCGCGTTCGGCATCGACGACATGTCGACCACGCCCTACGACGCGACGACGACGGCCGAGGCGGGCCAGCTGCGCTCGGATGCCGACACGACGGCGTCGATCCGCATCATGGACCCGGCGATCATCAACCCGACCGTCGCACAGCTGCAGCAGTACCGCTCGTACTACCAGTTCGCCAACCCGCTCGACGTCGACCGCTACAAGATCGACGGCCAGATCCAGGACACGATCGTCTCGGTGCGCGACCTGAACACCCAGGCGCTCGGCGCCAACCCCACCTGGCAGAACTCGACCCTCGTCTACACCCACGGCTACGGCATGGTGGTCGCGAAGGGCAACGAGCGCACGAGCGACGGAGACCCCGTGTTCGTGGAGAGCGGGATCCCGGCATCCGGCTTCCTCTCGGCGAGCGACTTCCAGCCGCGGATCTACTTCGGCGAGTCGTCGCCGAAGTACTCGATCGTCGGAGGCCCGAGCGACCGCGCGCCGATCGAGCTGGACTACCCCTCCGGCACAGACGGCTCCGGTGAGACCAAGACGACCTTCACCGGCAACGGCGGCCCCAGCGTGGGCAACTGGTTCAACCGCCTGATCTACGCGCTCAAGTTCCAGTCGGAGCAGATCCTCTTCTCGGACTACCTCAACCAGGACTCGCAGATCCTCTACGACCGGAACCCCGTCGATCGTGTGCAGAAGGTGGCGCCCTACCTGACCCTCGACTCCGACCCGTACCCGAGCGTGGTGGACGGTCGCATCAAGTGGATCATCGACGGCTACACCACCACGAACGCCTACCCGTACTCGACGGCGACGAGCATGTCGCAGGCGATCGAGGACGCGAACAACGAGAACCCGAAGATCGCGCTCGACAACATCAACTACATCCGCAACTCCGTCAAGGCGACGGTGGACGCGTACGACGGGAGCGTCACGCTGTACGCGTGGGACGACCAGGACCCCCTGCTGCAGGCCTGGCAGAAGGTGTTCCCGACCACCATCAAGCCGATCTCGGACATGTCAGCCGATCTGATGAGCCACGTGCGCTACCCGACCGACCTGTTCAAGGTGCAGCGCGCCATGCTCGGCGTCTACCACGTCGCGGACGCGCAGTCGTTCTTCCAGCAGGACAACGTGTGGGCCACACCCGCCGATCCGCAGAACTCCCAGGTCAACCAGCCGCCGTACTACCTGACGATGCGGATGCCGGGTCAGACCGATCCGACGTACTCGATGTTCACGAGCTTCATCCCGAGGTCCTCGGGGACCGATTCGCGCAACGTGCTCATGGGATATCTCTCCGTGGACTCCGATGCGGGTGAGACGGCCGGGACGAAGAGTCCCGACTACGGGAAGCTCAGACTGCTCGAGATCACGGCGGACACGACCATCCCCGGCCCGGGTCAGGTGCAGAACACGTTCAACTCCGATCCGTCGATCTCGGCGCAGATCAACATCCTGAAACAGGGGCAGTCGGAGGTGAAGAACGGCAACCTGCTGACGCTGCCGGTGGGCGGCGGCTTCCTCTACGTGCAGCCGGTCTTCGTCCAGGCCTCCAGCGGCACGCAGCTGCCTCAGCTGCAGAAGGTGCTCGTCGCCTTCGGCACGCAGGTGGCCTTCGAGAACACGCTCAACGATGCCCTGAACACGCTGTTCGGCGGCAACTCGGGCGCGAACGCGGGCGATCAGCAGGTGGTGCCGGACACGGGCGGCAGCGGCGCGTCCGGCGGGACGGGCGGTGGCACCTCGGCGCCGAGCACCGAGATGGAGGCCGCTCTGCAGGCGGCCAAGCAAGCCATGATGGACCGTCAGGCTGCGCTCCAGGCGGGCGATTGGACCGCCTACGGAGCGGCGGACAAGCGGCTCACGGACGCCGTGAACCAGCTGCTCACGCTCGAGTCCAGCGGTCGCTGA
- a CDS encoding prenyltransferase, which yields MTTLRTILLSSRPVSWINTAFPFTAAYLLTTRQIDATLIVGAVFFLVPYNLAMYGINDVFDYESDLRNPRKGGAHGAVLDRRLHRITLWTAALSCLPFLVFLVAVGSPPSWGVLLLSMFFVVFYSAPPLRLKEVPFADSVTSSIHFFSPAVYGLALAGAVWTWQLAAVVVAFALWGVASHAFGAVQDVVADREADIRSIATERGARGTVRFALALYALAGVAMLGSAWPGPLGALLAVPYIAMAWPYRDVTDETSATATAGWRRFLWINQIAGFGATLLLIWWALLTA from the coding sequence ATGACGACGCTTCGCACGATCCTGTTGTCCTCGCGCCCGGTCAGCTGGATCAACACCGCGTTCCCGTTCACCGCGGCCTACCTGCTCACGACGCGCCAGATCGATGCGACCCTGATCGTCGGCGCGGTCTTCTTCCTCGTGCCGTACAACCTCGCGATGTACGGGATCAACGACGTCTTCGACTACGAGTCCGACCTGCGCAACCCGCGCAAGGGGGGAGCTCACGGTGCCGTGCTGGACCGGCGTCTGCACCGGATCACCCTGTGGACGGCCGCGCTGTCGTGCCTGCCGTTCCTCGTGTTCCTCGTCGCGGTCGGCAGCCCGCCGTCGTGGGGCGTCCTCCTGCTCAGCATGTTCTTCGTCGTCTTCTACTCCGCGCCTCCCCTCCGGCTGAAGGAGGTCCCGTTCGCGGACTCGGTGACCAGCAGCATCCACTTCTTCTCTCCCGCCGTCTACGGTCTCGCGCTCGCGGGCGCGGTCTGGACCTGGCAGCTCGCGGCCGTGGTCGTGGCCTTCGCGCTGTGGGGCGTCGCCTCCCATGCCTTCGGCGCCGTGCAGGACGTCGTGGCCGATCGCGAGGCCGACATCCGCTCCATCGCCACCGAACGCGGCGCGCGCGGGACCGTGCGCTTCGCGCTCGCCCTGTACGCGCTCGCGGGTGTCGCGATGCTCGGCAGCGCCTGGCCGGGGCCCCTGGGCGCGCTGTTGGCGGTGCCGTACATCGCGATGGCGTGGCCGTACCGCGACGTGACCGATGAGACGTCGGCGACGGCGACCGCCGGGTGGCGGCGGTTCCTCTGGATCAATCAGATCGCGGGTTTCGGGGCGACCCTGCTGCTCATCTGGTGGGCGTTGCTCACCGCCTGA
- a CDS encoding lycopene cyclase domain-containing protein, which yields MTYPLIVLPFLAATAVVTALSARRPGFSGRMRASALTAVVLLLLTAVFDNVMIGVGLFGYPPEHLSGLRIGLAPLEDFSYPLCAAFGVPALSCLLGRSGTEARR from the coding sequence ATGACGTACCCGCTGATCGTGCTCCCCTTCCTGGCCGCGACCGCGGTCGTGACGGCGCTCTCGGCACGACGCCCGGGCTTCTCCGGCCGGATGCGGGCGAGCGCCCTCACCGCGGTCGTCCTCCTCCTGCTCACCGCCGTGTTCGACAACGTCATGATCGGCGTGGGCCTTTTCGGCTACCCTCCGGAGCACCTCAGCGGGCTTCGGATCGGGCTCGCCCCGCTCGAGGACTTCTCCTATCCGCTCTGCGCGGCCTTCGGCGTCCCCGCCCTCTCGTGTCTCCTCGGACGCTCGGGCACGGAGGCCCGCCGATGA
- a CDS encoding lycopene cyclase domain-containing protein produces MSGLYLLAILLSAAGVLALDLRFRLALRASPGRSVAAIAIGTAFFLLWDAVGIAAGVFVKGDSPLLLGWDLAPHLPVEEPVFLAFLCYLALVVHAAALRTGRRRA; encoded by the coding sequence ATGTCCGGCCTCTACCTCCTCGCGATCCTCCTGTCCGCCGCCGGCGTCCTCGCCCTCGATCTCCGCTTCCGGCTCGCGCTTCGGGCCTCGCCGGGCCGATCGGTGGCGGCCATCGCGATCGGGACGGCCTTCTTCCTGCTCTGGGATGCCGTCGGCATAGCGGCGGGAGTGTTCGTCAAGGGGGACAGCCCGCTGCTGCTCGGATGGGATCTCGCGCCGCACCTGCCCGTGGAGGAGCCCGTGTTCCTGGCGTTCCTCTGCTACCTCGCTCTCGTCGTGCACGCGGCGGCTCTGCGAACGGGACGCCGACGCGCATGA
- the crtI gene encoding phytoene desaturase family protein has protein sequence MSRVIVIGGGIAGLATASLLAADGHDVQLFEARAELGGRAGSWERDGFRFDTGPSWYLMPEVFDHFFRLLGTTAERELDLVPLTPAYRVYSDPGSAYPDPVDVVSGRENAVALFESLEPGAGARLAGYLDSAAEAYDLAVSRFLYDTYESRRNLASSAILRRAGRLTALLGTSLHDHVRSRFTDRRLRQILGYPAVFLGGEPRRVPALYHLMSHLDLADGVLYPQGGFAALIAAVERLARAHGVRITTGTPVTEIVRTGRRASGIRTTDGVRHDADIVVSTADLHHTETVLLREGPRDRSDRWWRRRTPSPGALLLLLGVRGALPELAHHTLLFTSDWDANFDAIFGAAPHIPAPASAYVCRPSATDRSVAPPDHENLFVLVPVPADPRSGRGGTDHDGDPRIERAADAVIAQIATWCDIPDLAERIVVRRTISPEDFARDLNSWRGNSLGLAHTLRQSALFRPGNASRAVPGLYYAGTSALPGIGLPMCLISAELVLKRLRGDRSAGPVPEPEGH, from the coding sequence GTGAGCCGCGTGATAGTCATCGGCGGCGGCATCGCCGGCCTCGCCACGGCCTCTCTCCTCGCCGCCGACGGCCACGACGTCCAGCTGTTCGAGGCGCGGGCGGAGCTCGGCGGTCGAGCCGGCAGCTGGGAACGCGATGGCTTCCGCTTCGACACGGGCCCCAGCTGGTACCTCATGCCGGAGGTGTTCGACCACTTCTTCCGTCTGCTCGGCACGACGGCGGAGCGCGAGCTCGACCTCGTCCCGCTGACCCCGGCGTATCGGGTCTACTCCGATCCCGGCTCCGCGTACCCCGATCCCGTCGACGTCGTCTCGGGTCGAGAGAACGCGGTCGCGCTCTTCGAGTCCCTCGAGCCGGGTGCCGGCGCGCGACTCGCGGGCTACCTCGACTCCGCCGCCGAGGCGTACGATCTCGCGGTCAGCAGATTCCTCTACGACACCTACGAGAGCCGGCGGAATCTCGCGTCGTCGGCGATCCTCCGTCGCGCCGGACGCCTGACGGCGCTGCTCGGCACGTCGCTGCACGACCACGTCCGGAGCCGGTTCACCGACCGGCGCCTGCGGCAGATCCTCGGCTACCCCGCCGTCTTCCTCGGCGGAGAGCCCCGTCGCGTGCCCGCGCTGTACCACCTCATGAGCCACCTCGACCTCGCGGACGGGGTGCTGTACCCGCAGGGCGGTTTCGCCGCGCTCATCGCGGCCGTCGAGCGGCTGGCGCGCGCGCACGGGGTCCGCATCACGACGGGCACACCGGTGACCGAGATCGTGCGCACCGGACGCCGAGCCAGCGGCATCCGCACCACCGACGGGGTGCGGCACGACGCCGACATCGTCGTCTCGACCGCGGACCTCCACCACACCGAGACGGTGCTGCTGCGCGAGGGACCGCGGGATCGTTCCGATCGCTGGTGGCGGCGTCGCACGCCGAGTCCGGGCGCTCTGCTCCTGCTCCTGGGAGTGCGAGGCGCGCTGCCCGAGCTCGCGCATCACACCCTTCTGTTCACCTCGGACTGGGACGCCAACTTCGACGCGATCTTCGGTGCCGCGCCGCACATCCCCGCACCGGCGTCCGCGTACGTGTGCCGTCCGAGCGCGACGGATCGGAGCGTCGCCCCACCGGACCACGAGAACCTCTTCGTCCTGGTCCCCGTCCCCGCCGATCCTCGGTCCGGACGCGGGGGCACCGACCACGACGGCGACCCGCGGATCGAGCGCGCCGCGGACGCCGTCATCGCCCAGATCGCGACGTGGTGCGACATCCCCGATCTGGCCGAACGCATCGTCGTGCGCCGCACGATCTCGCCGGAGGACTTCGCCCGGGATCTCAACTCGTGGCGCGGCAACTCGCTGGGGCTCGCGCACACCCTGCGCCAGAGCGCGCTCTTCCGGCCCGGGAACGCGTCTCGCGCGGTCCCCGGGCTGTACTACGCCGGCACGTCGGCGCTGCCGGGGATCGGCCTGCCGATGTGCCTCATCTCCGCCGAGCTGGTCCTCAAGCGCCTCCGTGGCGATCGCTCCGCCGGGCCCGTCCCCGAGCCGGAGGGCCATTGA
- a CDS encoding squalene/phytoene synthase family protein: MTVATGLALYDRAASEAAARVIAAYSTSFSLATRLLGERARPHIRHVYALVRVADEIVDGPAGEAGVGPAERRALLDALEQETTDAVARGFSANLVVHAFARTARECGIGPDLTEPFFSAMRTDITTTTHDAASHDAYVYGSAEVVGLMCLAVFVNAGTSRPARPAEHLVSGARRLGRAFQDVNFLRDRADDERRLGRDYLGIAEEGDRAALLDRVDDDLACAAATIGELPPDCRRAVTAAHDLFAELARRLRMGEGTERVRVPASRKAVLATRAWLGAGPSGGSR; encoded by the coding sequence GTGACCGTCGCGACCGGGCTCGCCCTCTACGACCGCGCGGCGTCGGAGGCGGCCGCCCGCGTGATCGCGGCGTACTCGACCTCGTTCTCGCTCGCGACGCGCCTCCTGGGCGAGCGCGCGCGTCCGCACATCCGTCACGTCTACGCCCTCGTCCGGGTCGCCGACGAGATCGTCGACGGCCCGGCGGGCGAGGCGGGCGTAGGACCGGCGGAACGCCGGGCGCTGCTCGACGCCCTCGAGCAGGAGACGACGGATGCGGTGGCTCGCGGCTTCAGCGCGAACCTCGTCGTGCACGCCTTCGCACGCACGGCGCGCGAGTGCGGAATCGGCCCCGATCTGACGGAGCCGTTCTTCTCCGCCATGCGGACCGACATCACGACCACGACGCACGACGCCGCGTCGCATGACGCCTACGTCTACGGCTCGGCCGAGGTCGTCGGGCTCATGTGCCTGGCCGTCTTCGTGAACGCCGGGACGTCACGACCGGCGCGGCCCGCCGAGCATCTCGTCAGCGGCGCCCGACGACTGGGCCGCGCGTTCCAGGACGTGAACTTCCTCCGCGACCGGGCGGATGACGAACGTCGCCTGGGGCGCGACTACCTCGGCATCGCCGAGGAGGGCGACCGGGCGGCCCTCCTCGACCGTGTCGACGACGACCTCGCCTGCGCCGCCGCGACGATCGGCGAGCTGCCGCCGGACTGCCGACGGGCCGTCACCGCGGCGCACGACCTCTTCGCCGAGCTCGCCCGGCGCCTGCGGATGGGCGAGGGGACGGAGCGCGTCCGCGTGCCCGCCTCCCGCAAGGCCGTTCTGGCCACCCGGGCGTGGCTCGGCGCCGGACCGTCGGGAGGGTCGAGGTGA
- a CDS encoding polyprenyl synthetase family protein, with protein sequence MRNLVDTAAREVLDGRIDAALGRIVARGAAHSPAAAELAAATARAARGGKRFRPELVAAAFAAWGGSPARHRAMTDVAAAVELLHAAFVVHDDVLDHDTVRRGAPNVAGEFEARGRSLGMPADARSELGVAAAVLAGDLLLHEAERTVALADLEAPARRLVLDLFDDAVHVSAAGELADIEHALAAAMPEPERLLRAAHDKTAVYSFVVPLCAGAVLGDAEETEVAALREAAAHLGLAFQLADDLVGAFGSEADAGRAAGADLREGKRTPLVALAQEGQEPELVTGALALARTGPVAVRHAQRVLDRSGARGRVRELIDDAIAAAETEGSALPPTARVLIDRIGAGIRERAL encoded by the coding sequence ATGAGGAACCTCGTCGACACCGCGGCGCGCGAGGTGCTCGATGGTCGTATCGACGCGGCTCTCGGCCGCATCGTCGCCCGCGGCGCGGCGCACTCCCCCGCCGCCGCCGAGCTCGCCGCGGCGACGGCCCGCGCCGCGCGCGGCGGCAAACGGTTCCGGCCCGAGCTCGTGGCCGCGGCCTTCGCCGCCTGGGGCGGCTCGCCCGCACGTCACCGGGCCATGACGGATGTCGCCGCCGCCGTCGAGCTGCTCCACGCGGCCTTCGTCGTGCACGACGATGTCCTCGACCACGACACGGTGCGCCGCGGCGCACCCAACGTGGCTGGCGAGTTCGAGGCCCGAGGCCGCAGCCTCGGCATGCCCGCGGACGCGCGGAGCGAGCTGGGGGTCGCCGCAGCGGTCCTCGCCGGCGACCTGCTCCTCCACGAGGCCGAGCGCACGGTCGCCCTCGCCGATCTCGAGGCCCCGGCGCGCCGGCTCGTGCTCGACCTCTTCGACGACGCCGTCCACGTCTCGGCCGCGGGAGAGCTCGCCGATATCGAGCACGCCCTCGCCGCCGCGATGCCGGAGCCGGAGCGGCTGCTGCGCGCGGCGCACGACAAGACGGCCGTCTACTCGTTCGTCGTGCCGCTGTGCGCCGGCGCGGTCCTCGGCGACGCGGAGGAGACAGAGGTCGCGGCGCTCCGCGAGGCGGCCGCGCATCTGGGACTCGCCTTCCAGCTCGCGGACGACCTCGTCGGCGCGTTCGGCTCCGAGGCCGACGCGGGCCGGGCCGCCGGAGCGGACCTGCGAGAGGGCAAGCGCACACCGCTCGTCGCGCTCGCGCAGGAGGGGCAGGAGCCCGAGCTCGTGACGGGCGCCCTCGCCCTGGCCCGCACCGGCCCCGTGGCCGTCCGCCACGCACAGCGCGTGCTCGACCGGTCGGGCGCACGTGGCCGGGTGCGAGAGCTCATCGACGACGCGATCGCCGCGGCGGAGACCGAGGGCTCGGCACTTCCTCCCACGGCGCGCGTGCTCATCGATCGCATCGGCGCCGGAATCCGCGAGCGTGCGCTGTGA
- the idi gene encoding isopentenyl-diphosphate Delta-isomerase, which translates to MPDIDEVVLLDEHARQIGVAAKSSVHSGETPLHLAFSCHVQRADGRVLVTRRSLQKATWPGVWTNSFCGHPRPGESLPDAVARHAVRELGLRLDSLTLALEDFRYRARDASGIVENEICPVFFARVDTEPEPDPAEVAELRWADPRDLALSVAATPWAFSPWFVLQAAELPLYRPAPAVRP; encoded by the coding sequence ATGCCGGATATCGACGAGGTCGTGTTGCTGGACGAGCACGCACGACAGATCGGTGTGGCCGCGAAGAGCAGCGTGCACAGCGGCGAGACGCCCCTGCACCTCGCCTTCTCCTGTCACGTGCAGCGGGCCGACGGACGCGTGCTCGTGACGCGCAGGTCCCTGCAGAAGGCGACGTGGCCCGGCGTGTGGACCAACTCGTTCTGCGGCCATCCACGTCCCGGCGAGAGCCTGCCGGACGCCGTGGCGCGCCACGCCGTGAGGGAGCTCGGACTGCGTCTCGATTCGCTCACCCTCGCGCTGGAGGACTTCCGCTATCGCGCCCGCGACGCCAGCGGCATCGTCGAGAACGAGATCTGCCCCGTCTTCTTCGCCCGCGTGGACACGGAGCCCGAGCCGGACCCCGCCGAGGTCGCCGAGCTCCGCTGGGCCGATCCGCGCGACCTCGCACTCTCGGTCGCCGCGACCCCGTGGGCCTTCAGCCCGTGGTTCGTCCTGCAGGCCGCCGAGCTCCCGTTGTACCGGCCGGCACCGGCGGTACGGCCATGA
- a CDS encoding MarR family winged helix-turn-helix transcriptional regulator: MSEHTAAGVSVVGGSGSASADGLPERTETTPEVMTVLIAVRAFSDAMERMHSGMKGDMDMNATDVAALRMMIIREQRGEAVSPHDIARHLRISTASTTKLVDRLDAAGHVVRTPHPSDRRARVLKLTDEARRMFVRHFSASVSAMRDVAVRYSPAELRVIADFLVQTAVAIDPEN; encoded by the coding sequence GTGAGCGAGCATACGGCAGCGGGGGTGAGTGTCGTCGGAGGAAGTGGTAGTGCATCCGCGGACGGCCTCCCCGAGCGCACGGAGACGACGCCCGAGGTGATGACGGTGCTCATCGCGGTGCGCGCCTTCAGCGACGCCATGGAGCGCATGCACAGCGGCATGAAGGGCGACATGGACATGAACGCCACGGATGTCGCGGCGTTGCGGATGATGATCATCCGCGAGCAGCGCGGCGAGGCCGTGAGCCCGCACGACATCGCCCGGCACCTGCGGATCTCCACCGCGTCCACGACGAAGCTCGTCGACCGGCTCGACGCCGCCGGGCATGTGGTCCGCACCCCTCACCCGAGCGACCGGCGCGCGCGCGTGCTGAAGCTCACGGATGAGGCCCGTCGCATGTTCGTGCGCCACTTCTCGGCGAGCGTGTCGGCCATGCGCGATGTGGCGGTGCGCTACTCGCCGGCCGAGCTCCGGGTGATCGCGGACTTCCTGGTGCAGACGGCGGTCGCGATCGACCCGGAGAACTGA
- a CDS encoding ABC transporter permease subunit, translated as MRSARAALASRLAAGVALLIVAGALPWLSQRDPAASILRARYAELEPTPDALASIRTELGLDGGPIATSVRWWSGVLSGDLGASWVSGAPVAPGAWAAFGVSLTLAGFAIGVAAVIAVGLVAPACVRVWRDRPIRGAGPVGVALTAMPEFLLASGLLIVLAVQLRLFPPFGWQGLEHVLLPALALGIPGGGLMGRLVVDAIAGAGNERWAVIWRAGGAPRGVVLRGVLRRAGAAVVDQVALVLIGVLGGAVAVEQVFAIPGLGRYLLGAANAQDLPALQAGVLLIAAAAIAAGAVAGGARLLLWGGPLPEGAIAPPPEHRPTDRATRATLITAAGLLLVIVAAGIVRDPYASAHPRLAPPSWALPFGADASGRDLLARVAHGVTGTLGPALLIVVASIVLGLVVAFGGAGSAGPVEVANATPPILAGVIVAALAGPTAGGAALAVLWVSWPPLAAHARSLLAEARAMPYVRWLPVVGTPRLVTTFRHIVPTVLPPLVRHAVLRLPGIALALASLGFLGLGAQPPTPEWGLLLAEGIDYVERAPWTTVAPGSALILVSIIAVASAGAGLGSRRRRTAPARPAG; from the coding sequence ATGCGAAGCGCTAGGGCAGCCCTCGCATCGCGGCTCGCCGCCGGGGTGGCGCTGCTGATCGTCGCCGGGGCGCTGCCCTGGCTGTCGCAGCGCGACCCCGCGGCGTCGATCCTCCGCGCGCGCTACGCCGAGCTGGAGCCGACGCCGGACGCGCTCGCGTCGATCCGCACCGAGCTCGGCCTCGACGGCGGCCCGATCGCGACCAGCGTGCGATGGTGGTCCGGAGTCCTCAGCGGCGATCTCGGAGCGTCGTGGGTGAGCGGAGCTCCGGTGGCTCCCGGCGCGTGGGCCGCGTTCGGCGTCTCCCTCACGCTCGCGGGCTTCGCGATCGGCGTGGCGGCCGTCATCGCCGTCGGGCTGGTCGCCCCCGCCTGCGTACGGGTGTGGCGTGATCGCCCCATCCGCGGCGCGGGCCCGGTCGGCGTCGCACTCACGGCGATGCCGGAGTTCCTGCTCGCCAGCGGACTGCTCATCGTCCTGGCGGTCCAGCTGCGCCTGTTCCCGCCCTTCGGCTGGCAGGGGCTCGAGCACGTCCTGCTTCCTGCGCTGGCGCTCGGAATCCCCGGCGGCGGGCTCATGGGACGCCTCGTGGTGGATGCCATCGCCGGGGCGGGCAACGAGCGATGGGCGGTGATCTGGCGCGCCGGCGGAGCGCCGCGCGGCGTCGTCCTGCGCGGTGTCCTGCGGCGCGCCGGCGCCGCCGTCGTCGACCAGGTCGCCCTGGTCCTGATCGGGGTGCTCGGCGGTGCGGTCGCCGTGGAACAGGTCTTCGCCATCCCCGGACTCGGACGCTACCTGCTCGGCGCGGCGAACGCCCAGGACCTCCCCGCCCTGCAGGCCGGTGTGCTTCTGATCGCGGCCGCCGCGATCGCCGCGGGAGCGGTCGCAGGCGGTGCCCGGCTTCTGCTGTGGGGAGGCCCCCTGCCGGAGGGCGCGATCGCGCCGCCGCCCGAGCATCGGCCCACGGACAGGGCGACGAGGGCGACGCTCATCACGGCCGCGGGCCTGCTGCTCGTCATCGTGGCGGCGGGAATCGTCCGTGACCCCTACGCGAGCGCCCATCCACGCCTCGCGCCGCCGTCGTGGGCACTGCCCTTCGGGGCCGACGCGTCCGGACGTGATCTGCTGGCCCGCGTCGCCCACGGCGTGACGGGCACCCTCGGACCCGCCCTGCTCATCGTGGTCGCGAGCATCGTCCTCGGCCTGGTCGTCGCGTTCGGCGGAGCGGGCAGCGCGGGACCCGTGGAGGTCGCCAACGCCACGCCGCCGATCCTCGCCGGCGTGATCGTGGCCGCCCTCGCGGGTCCGACTGCGGGCGGCGCCGCCCTGGCCGTTCTCTGGGTGAGCTGGCCACCGCTCGCCGCACATGCACGGAGCCTCCTCGCCGAGGCGCGCGCCATGCCGTACGTGAGGTGGCTGCCGGTGGTCGGCACCCCGCGCCTGGTGACGACGTTCCGTCACATCGTCCCGACGGTGCTTCCCCCGCTGGTCCGACACGCCGTGCTGCGACTGCCGGGTATCGCCCTCGCTCTTGCCTCGCTGGGCTTCCTCGGGCTCGGCGCACAGCCGCCGACACCCGAGTGGGGCCTGCTCCTCGCAGAGGGCATCGACTACGTCGAACGCGCCCCGTGGACCACGGTCGCGCCCGGCTCCGCGCTGATCCTCGTCTCGATCATCGCGGTCGCATCCGCCGGCGCCGGTCTCGGGAGCCGTCGCCGGAGGACGGCACCCGCTCGGCCGGCCGGATGA